A window of Candidatus Margulisiibacteriota bacterium contains these coding sequences:
- a CDS encoding ATP-binding protein, with protein sequence MIKRDLENKIRAKIGKGKSIIIYGARQVGKTTLVKTIFGGKESALWLNGDEETTRASFENFSADTFRPILGRNTTLIIDEAQRIKNIGVKLKIIQDNFGGKIQLVATGSSSFDLANKINEPLTGRKWEFWLPPLSFRELSLQNGLISEKTNLENRLLYGSYPDVVMNPSDARERVEALSKDNLYKDVLNLSEIIKTDKLSKILQALAFQIGSQVSINEIAGLVGLDSKTVDKYIALLEQSFIIFRLPSYSGNLRNELKASNKFFFYDVGIRNAVIDDFKPANLRLDIGRLFENYIVAEFKKHNAHKGYFWRTSQQQEIDYVAVRSGEIYAAEIKWNEKRKAKISRTFRDNYHPFAEYLLNRENYAEMLAQNNIKFLEPVARN encoded by the coding sequence ATGATAAAACGAGATTTAGAAAATAAAATCCGCGCCAAAATCGGCAAGGGCAAATCAATTATTATTTACGGCGCGCGGCAGGTAGGTAAAACCACGCTGGTAAAAACTATTTTTGGCGGCAAAGAAAGTGCGCTGTGGCTCAATGGCGACGAAGAGACCACGCGGGCAAGTTTTGAGAATTTTAGCGCCGACACTTTTCGTCCTATTCTTGGCCGCAACACAACACTCATCATCGACGAGGCACAACGCATTAAAAATATTGGCGTAAAACTAAAGATCATTCAAGACAATTTTGGCGGCAAAATACAACTTGTTGCCACAGGCAGTTCTTCTTTTGACCTTGCCAATAAAATTAACGAACCTTTGACCGGCAGAAAGTGGGAGTTCTGGCTGCCGCCGCTGTCGTTCAGGGAACTTTCTCTGCAAAACGGGCTGATCTCCGAGAAAACCAATCTCGAAAACCGCTTGCTTTACGGTTCATACCCGGATGTTGTAATGAATCCGTCTGACGCGCGGGAACGGGTCGAGGCCTTATCTAAAGACAATCTATATAAAGATGTGCTTAATTTAAGTGAAATTATCAAGACCGATAAGTTGTCGAAAATTTTACAGGCTCTAGCGTTCCAGATCGGCTCACAGGTGAGCATCAATGAAATTGCCGGATTGGTGGGGCTGGATAGCAAAACTGTCGATAAATATATCGCGCTGTTAGAGCAGTCTTTCATCATTTTTCGTTTACCGAGTTATAGCGGCAATCTGCGCAATGAACTGAAAGCATCGAACAAATTCTTTTTTTATGATGTGGGTATTCGTAATGCTGTTATTGACGATTTTAAACCGGCTAATTTACGTCTGGATATTGGCCGCTTGTTTGAAAATTATATAGTGGCGGAGTTTAAGAAACACAATGCGCACAAGGGCTATTTTTGGCGCACATCCCAGCAGCAAGAAATCGACTATGTGGCGGTGCGTTCCGGTGAGATATATGCGGCAGAAATTAAATGGAATGAAAAACGCAAGGCAAAAATTTCAAGAACCTTTCGGGACAATTACCATCCGTTTGCAGAGTATCTACTAAATCGTGAGAACTACGCTGAAATGTTGGCCCAAAATAATATAAAATTTTTGGAGCCGGTAGCCAGAAATTAA